Within the Kluyveromyces lactis strain NRRL Y-1140 chromosome A complete sequence genome, the region AATCTTCATTACCGTAAAGAATGCGAAGACCAACACGATGATTAACCTACAAAAAAGGGTTGGAGGCCAATAAAATTCACTAATATGCATTAACTACAGTGTTGAGTTTAACACAACTAGATATAATAACCGCGTGGCTATTATCAgatctgaagaaattctAAATACAATCGTGTGGACCAAACCCTATCAATCATCGTTTGTACATTTGTAGAAGACATCACATTCATTGGCACTGATCAAGGGCAATTGACACATGTATGGATTCAATAGTCGTGAATAATGGCTTGATGGAGGAGAATGGCGTATCCAACAACGACTTACTCGGGATAGATATTGAGTacagaagaaattatcataTTAAATTCGAGATGAAGAATATATGATCCCCACAAGCATCCGCTATTGATATTCCATAATGTGATAATTCCAAATATAACAATGTTGTTATACCTACAACGACTTAACAGCTTGTGGTGAAAGCATAGCGATACTCGCCAGATAACGGTGTATATTAAATAGtcaattgatatcaaatgcATATAATACGAGCGAAAGAAACGTCATTTGTTCAGGGTAGCTTGTGACCAGAAAGAATGCGCATTAGTGGAAATTAGGTCACCTGACCTTCAGTTTGCTTTTCTCTGTTTTTGCCTGTTTCTCAGATTTAACTTTTTTTCCGATTTCAAGGGTCCAATAGGAATAACTTGGTGCGAGCTTTTTCTGAAAAAGATCTCTCACAGAGATTACAGCACAAAAGCTGTTCCGCATTTGAATGACGGAACTttaattttgaaaagaattttcCTGTTAATTGTTCCGTGACACCCATACATCGCACTATGTTCTCGGATCTCGTTGCCACTGGTTACACAAAAGTGCCACAATGTCGTTTTGATATAGTGTAGAAGACGACGTAACTGGTTTCCTCGACAGGCGAAAAAAAATCACTCTCGAGCAAAACTCATTTTCTATGTCTGTTTCTGACAGTTGTTGCTATTCGATTTTTTCGCATTCTACTTAGTAAAGAGCGCTTTGAAGTCCTGCCACAACTAAGCCCAGTTAAAGTTCTTTCGCAGTGTTTCACAATCTAATAGCGTTCTGTTCTGTGGGAAAAGCACACCTCTTTTGCCGATATACAATAACTTGGATCCAGTATATACTCTTCGGTGTCTCTCTCGTACGAAAAAGTGATTTGTACGCTAGAACTAGAGACGGGCTGAGCCATAGCTTAATTTTTGGGATAGCGGCGTGTTTTATTTTCTGCAGTTTCTTTTAATGTTCGAATGATTAAAGCATTATTCATTCATTGCTGGGAATgattttttcctttttcagATCAAACATACTGATTGCTTCCGTAACTGATCCTTTCTTTTGATACATTGTTGGTTCGTTGCCTTCGCTATAATCTGTTCTATATagagtttttttttctatttttcttttaaattCTTATCGTCGCGTCATCGCTCATCAGTACCTTTCTGTAGTAATACTCTGTAAAATTCTCAAGATACACGGTACGTCGAAGTTTAATAACCACTGTGTGGCATAGCCTCATCCTCCCGGTTTCTATGTTTACTCTACTTCGCTTTTTgatcttggatttgatactttttttGGCATTGTGTCGTTGGTGAACTACTTTTTACCTGGTTAGGGTGGCATCATAGAACCAGCTTGTCATTAcacaaatatatatatatatatgtatatgtATATGTACTACATGTACTAGATGTTGTGGTTATCTTGTGGTTTGTGGATTCAGGTCTCTTGCTGAGTGTATTCTGAGGTTCAGGTGAGTAACGGTGTTTTCCGACCGCAGCGGACATGTTGATGCTAATACAAGCTTTCTTGTTTGTACAACTTTTCACTCGTCTCTTGTTCGTCCATGCAGATGTTTCGATTGTAAAACCAACTAGCGGTGCTTCTTACTCACCAGAATCGGGCAGTGACTCgattgatattgaaatcgTATGGGAAGAAAGTGTGGATTTACCTTCTATTTCCAGTTACGACTATTTCACTTTTAGTTTGTTATATGGACCAGGCACGGATATGGATCTAATCGATAAAGTAGAAGAAGTGGCCGCCTCAAACATCACATTATCCGAATCCCAGTACTCCTATACACCTAGTTTCTCCATCGCAGATGCTGGAAACGgacaatttttcatccaaGTTTATGCATATTCTAAAGAGTTGGGTTATACCATTCATTACTCACCCAGGTTCAAGATCACCTCGATCTCCGGCGGTGCCACCACTTACACCTACACAACCGATTCAGATGCAGTTCCAACACCGGAATGGAGTTTGGCCAATAGTGGTATCGATACAAAATCGTTCACTGTGCCGTACACTCAACAAACTGGGATCAGAAGGTACGCTCCAATGCAGACCCAACCAGGAACTGCAATTACAGTAACAACATGGTCCAGAAGGTACGCAACGAGTGCAGTCACCTACTATACCAGTCTTCGGAACTCACTGGAACAAATGACCACTTACACCCCGGGTTGGTCCTACTCAAGAACTTCTGACTACAACTATGCAACTCCTGCGCCATTCCCCTCTGATAACGGTGGTTGGTATGACCCAACTGATAGACAAACATTAACCACCAGAAAACTGAACAACAAGAGAAGGTAAAAAGGTGATGATCCAATTATGATACAATCGTGCATGCATGCCCCTAGGGCTACTCTAATAAcaatttatttttttttggttggCTTTCTGTTTAAGGATTACAAGAGATATTTTGGGTTTCCGTAATACTGCCTTCATATAAATATACTTATacaaatcaaaaaaaaaacacacaCACTCATATATTTATAATTCTTTCCAGTTTTGTCCTCTCACCATCCTCCCCTCTTTTCAAACGTAAAAACTTAGTACAAATCTGGGAACTTGCCACTCAATTGTTGTAATGCAACTATACCAGAAACACTGATCTCTTCACCTTCTTTCAGCTCACATTTCACAGAATCAAGCACCATCAACCCAATATCACCGGTATCGACATTTCTGCAAACAAATTCGTACCAGGATCCAACCTCAATGTTACTTCCTTGTGACAGTTTCACTTGTGATAGCGTTATCATTTCTCCATTGGTTGTTGGAGATTGTAGGATTAACTCTTTTGGTTGTGGTTGATCTAACACCTTGGCTATGATACGAAACACTGAGTGCTGAGTATTGCTTATTTGGCTCGGGTCAATTCTTGGCGTTTGGTTGGACATCACTAGCGGTTGTTGGTTGCTGGTTGCTGCTGTTAAAGATGAGTCTGCTGTAATGACAAGTTCACGCGTTTTAACAAGATGCATTTAATATACagaaatataaataaattGATAACACAGGTTTTCGTGTGCAACTTTGTGACCGGGTAACATACAATTggaaatttttcttttgatttcatgACAACGGTCACGTGAACGctattttttctttcttgtcaTTCCACCAATTCCCAATAGAAGATCCATGCGGCCAGAGGAATGTAATGTGCATTATGTAATGAACAGATTCCTCCATGAAAAATCCAGGTCAATTGTATCAGTCTTAAAGTATGCTGACTCGACCTCGTCTTGTTCTAAACAGGCTGGAATTTGCCCATTTTTTTCGATATCCTCTctgccttttttttttttttgcccAAGCTTAGAAGTTGTCAGCTGCATGCTTCATGCTGGCTGCATAAAATATCAGCAAGATTATTCTCGGTCTTCGGTGCCTCTAAACGTACATACGGAAACAGAGTACAACAGAGGTACGGTATACCTGGATGTGTTCTTATAATGCACATATATATAGGTAAGTAGGTAAGTAATATGGTTTGTCAATCCACGGGCTTGTCCCACTTTTGGCTCTGGCATTTTGCTGCATCTTGGAACGCatttattttcaattgttctttaGTCTCGAGAAgtccctttttttttgataattAAAATTTTAAAGATAATCAGCTCATCTTTAAGGCACACAGGTGGATAACAAGTGGATACCCTTGCTTTAGAATCGTATTAAACTCTATTGTAGGGTTCGTGTATTATCAAGGGCtctaaaagaaatatggCAGACGAGAAACGTGATAAGCAGCCGGTGAAAGGCTCCAGTTCGAAGACTTTGGTTCTTCTATTGGCTTCGCTCTTTTTAGCGGGTTTTGGGTATTTGCTCCATAACCAGAATTACGACATCGAACAAGTCAAATCGTTGGTTGACCAGCATTTCAGTAATACGTTTGGAACTTCCATTGGAAAATTGGtagttgaagaagaaaatgatgatgatgagattGATTTTGACTCTGTATGCTTGAAGACAGAGCCAATTAGCCCATCCGGTGAGAGCTCCATagagaagattttgaacGATGCTGAGTATAAGAAATTAGCTATTGAAAAGCTATCCGGTGCCTTGCAAATTCCTACTGAGATTCAAGACGTCAACCCTAGACCAAAGGATAATATTGAATATTATTCGGAgttctttaaatttcaCAAATATTTGGAAGAACAGTATCCATTGGTTCATAAACATTTAAAGAAGGAATTGGTTAACGAGGTTGGATTGGTTTATACCTGGGCTGGTTCCAACGCGGATTTGAAACCTGTTATGTTCACTGCACACCAAGATGTTGTGCCAGTGAACCGTGACACTTGGGGTGCTTGGAAGTTCCCTCCGTTCAGTGGACATTACGATGAGAAGACTGATACCATTTGGGGTAGAGGTGCAATTGATTGTAAGAATCTCTTGCTAGGTGAATTGGCTGCCATTGAACATTTATTATCCGAGGGTTTCGTACCGGAAAGAGGTGTTGTATTGTCCTACggatttgatgaagaaagttCTGGTGTGCTTGGTGCTAAGTACTTGTCTGAATTCCTACACGACCGCTACGGTGATAATGGTATCTACGCACTGGTTGATGAGGGAAACACTGTTCTTCCACTATCAGGCAACGTGTTCGTTGCTGCTCCTGTTACCGCTGAAAAGGGTTACGTCGATCTTAAAATCACCGTCCACGGGCACGGTGGTCATTCTTCTATGCCTGCAGACCATACCACTATCGGTATTGCTTCAGATCTTATCACTTTATTGGAAGCTAATCCATTCCCATATCATTTGACTGAAGACAATCCAGTTTACGGATTCTTGACTTGCGCTGCTAAACACGATACGAGAATTCCTCCAAAAATTAAGAAGGCCATCGTCGAGGCTCCAAAATCTGAAAAGCAAAAAAACCTTGTGTTCAGATGGCTAAATGTTGTAAAACCATTGAGAGATTTGTTCAGAACTTCTCAGGCGgttgatatcatcaacgGTGGTATCAAAGCAAATGCTTTACCAGAAGTTACGTCATTCTTAGTTAATCACAGAATTGACGTTACTTCCTCAGTCAAACAAACCATCGACAAGGACTTGGCACATGCTGATCAAGTTGCAAAGAAATACAACTTGGGTTTGGTTCGTGATGGTGAAGTTTTGATCGAAAAGACTAAGGACGGTTACATcgaaattgtttctgaaaaatCGTTGGAACCTGCGCCATCTTCTCCAACTAAGAATTCCTCTGTCTGGGATCTCTTCACTGGTACCATTCAAGATGTTTTTGGCACTCACATCCTCTCTAAGAAGAATGCAGATCTTTTCGTCACTACTTCAATGACTACTGGTAATACCGACACCAAATATTATTGGGCTTTGACTAAAAACATTTACAGATTCTTCCCAATGATCGTCGATCCAAAGGTTATCAGTATAATTCATTCTGTCAACGAACACGTTGAAGTTTCTAATCATTTGTCTATCATTGCGTTCTTCTACGAGTACATCTTGAACATCAACGAATATGCTAGTAACGATGTTTAGACatgattctttggaagctgccagattttgatgatgaagactTTTTATGGTTTCAACGTCATTGCATTGATGTTTACATTATATGACAAACTTTTGATAAGTAGTATTGAACACCTATTCTTTGTTGTAAACTTAAACTTGATTAAAACTGCTGGAAAGACTACGTAtgtttttatatttaaagaaaaaccTAACTGTTAAAAAACACAAGATTAGCGACGATCTAGTCTGTAGTGATATTGCAACTGATTAGATTCGTTACCCATTGCATTTGGAGTATCAAGTTCTGATGATGCATCGCTGTCATGAGAGATAGAATGGGAAAATATCGATAATTTAGGATCTATTTCATATTGATTATGAGGATCATAGTTCTTCATGTTTCTTTCATGGGGTAACGTataatcaatttcaaattgtgATGGGGAACTTGGGGAGTCCATCTTTTCGGAATAATCGGACATTGTCACGACACCATCAGATGAGCTACCGCAATAGAATTGGGCGTAATTGTCCTGCTGTTGAGGGTTGTTAGGTAGAATCTTTTCAGTGATTTTACCGACGCGCGTATCCTTGTGCTTGATTCTCCAATCCGTAATAGAATCAATCACTACACCAAGTCCGATGGTTCTGAGGAAGTTTGCATACATGTTTAATGCATCAGATCCAAGTCCGAATATTAAGAATACCAGGTAGGACATAACTATGTACAGCCATACACTGTACAATGGTTGACCAGGATCGAAATGTAATATCACGTTCCATAAAGCACTATTGTGCGTTTCTTTGAAGCTATAATGACGGTACGTGGGGCTGACGTTCTTCAAGTCCGAAACGAATGAATACATAGAGAACGGAAACATGATCAGGATGATAACCATACAAAAGATTAGTAATCTCGAAAAGCGTGATATGTTCAAT harbors:
- the KRE9 gene encoding Kre9p (similar to uniprot|P39005 Saccharomyces cerevisiae YJL174W KRE9 Glycoprotein involved in cell wall beta-glucan assembly null mutation leads to severe growth defects aberrant multibudded morphology and mating defects), which translates into the protein MLMLIQAFLFVQLFTRLLFVHADVSIVKPTSGASYSPESGSDSIDIEIVWEESVDLPSISSYDYFTFSLLYGPGTDMDLIDKVEEVAASNITLSESQYSYTPSFSIADAGNGQFFIQVYAYSKELGYTIHYSPRFKITSISGGATTYTYTTDSDAVPTPEWSLANSGIDTKSFTVPYTQQTGIRRYAPMQTQPGTAITVTTWSRRYATSAVTYYTSLRNSLEQMTTYTPGWSYSRTSDYNYATPAPFPSDNGGWYDPTDRQTLTTRKLNNKRR
- the RFA3 gene encoding Rfa3p (similar to uniprot|P26755 Saccharomyces cerevisiae YJL173C RFA3 Subunit of heterotrimeric Replication Factor A (RF-A) which is a highly conserved single-stranded DNA binding protein involved in DNA replication repair and recombination), which produces MSNQTPRIDPSQISNTQHSVFRIIAKVLDQPQPKELILQSPTTNGEMITLSQVKLSQGSNIEVGSWYEFVCRNVDTGDIGLMVLDSVKCELKEGEEISVSGIVALQQLSGKFPDLY
- the CPS1 gene encoding Gly-Xaa carboxypeptidase (similar to uniprot|P27614 Saccharomyces cerevisiae YJL172W CPS1 Vacuolar carboxypeptidase yscS expression is induced under low-nitrogen conditions) — its product is MADEKRDKQPVKGSSSKTLVLLLASLFLAGFGYLLHNQNYDIEQVKSLVDQHFSNTFGTSIGKLVVEEENDDDEIDFDSVCLKTEPISPSGESSIEKILNDAEYKKLAIEKLSGALQIPTEIQDVNPRPKDNIEYYSEFFKFHKYLEEQYPLVHKHLKKELVNEVGLVYTWAGSNADLKPVMFTAHQDVVPVNRDTWGAWKFPPFSGHYDEKTDTIWGRGAIDCKNLLLGELAAIEHLLSEGFVPERGVVLSYGFDEESSGVLGAKYLSEFLHDRYGDNGIYALVDEGNTVLPLSGNVFVAAPVTAEKGYVDLKITVHGHGGHSSMPADHTTIGIASDLITLLEANPFPYHLTEDNPVYGFLTCAAKHDTRIPPKIKKAIVEAPKSEKQKNLVFRWLNVVKPLRDLFRTSQAVDIINGGIKANALPEVTSFLVNHRIDVTSSVKQTIDKDLAHADQVAKKYNLGLVRDGEVLIEKTKDGYIEIVSEKSLEPAPSSPTKNSSVWDLFTGTIQDVFGTHILSKKNADLFVTTSMTTGNTDTKYYWALTKNIYRFFPMIVDPKVISIIHSVNEHVEVSNHLSIIAFFYEYILNINEYASNDV
- the STE3 gene encoding Ste3p (similar to uniprot|P06783 Saccharomyces cerevisiae YKL178C STE3 Cell surface a factor receptor transcribed in alpha cells and required for mating by alpha cells couples to MAP kinase cascade to mediate pheromone response ligand bound receptors undergo endocytosis and recycling to the plasma membrane), which produces MGYSQSIIALSVIAFVVLLPPLAWHSYTRNTPAIILIVWLLLMNLKAIVDAGIWGGADYQQKWFGYGWCDVMTKLQIGANVGVSCAVANIAFNLHRILKANKEIPDNRSWKKIRVDLAISLVSPIVIMSLIYLVQVFRFGIFRYNGCQSMLSPTWVTTVLYTVWMLVWSLIGFIYASLLLFVFYKKRKDVRDILHCTNSGLNISRFSRLLIFCMVIILIMFPFSMYSFVSDLKNVSPTYRHYSFKETHNSALWNVILHFDPGQPLYSVWLYIVMSYLVFLIFGLGSDALNMYANFLRTIGLGVVIDSITDWRIKHKDTRVGKITEKILPNNPQQQDNYAQFYCGSSSDGVVTMSDYSEKMDSPSSPSQFEIDYTLPHERNMKNYDPHNQYEIDPKLSIFSHSISHDSDASSELDTPNAMGNESNQLQYHYRLDRR